ACCCTCGCCCGGACGCTGCGCGGCGGCATCCTGGACGAGCTCGGCTGGCCCGCCTGGGACGAGGCGGTGTCAACTCTGGTACCCCGCAAGAACGTCGACGAGATCGTGGTCGCCGACGCCTGGCCGCACCTGATCGCGGCGGGCCCCGCGCAGGCCCGGGTGATCGGCGCCGAGGGCACCGTCCTCACCCACGACCTGCGGATCCCGGCCGGCGACCGGGACGGCATGGAGCTCGGCTTCCTGTATGTCGACGGCTCGCTGCTGGTCCAGTGGAAGTCGCGCGCCACCCAGCACCGGACCGCCGGCTACTGGCACACCGCCGCCGACCGGACGTTCACCATGCCGGAGTCCACCCGCATCCGCGGCATGCGCACCACCTGGCTGGGCACGCTGCGCAGCTTCGGCCTGCCGCTGGCGGGCGGCGGCCGCACCACCGGCGAGGGCATCGTGCACCCCGGCGACACCGCGCTGCCCGGCGACTCGCAGGTGATCAGCGACGGTACGTCGTTCTGGGTCTGGGCCGACCCGGGCGGCCAGGACCCGTACACCTGGATGGAGTACGACCCGGCGACCGGCGCCCGCGGCCGGGCCTCGCTGCCCGCCTTCCTCACCGACGCGCTGCGCGGCGCCCCGGCGGGGAGCACCTTCGAGACCGGCTGGATGATGCCCGCCCCGGACGCCGTCACCTCGCCCGCCGGGGCGCCGGTCGACGGCCTGCTCGGCTGGCGCACCGTCAAACTGCCCGACGGCACCCGCCGGGGTGAGGACCTGGCCGGGAACAGCGTCACCGTGCCGGCCGACGCCGACGTCCCCAGCCGGCTGGTGCTCTTCCCCGGCGCGGACCGCCCGACGGCCGTCGTCCGGAGCAGCTACCGGGTGCGCCTGTACGACGCCGACGGCACCCTGACCGCCGAGGCCCGCACCGACGACACCCCCGGCCTGTTCGCCGAGGGCACCCCGATCCTGCCGCCGATGCGGTACTGGCACTGCCTGCGCCCGCGCGACCTGACGGGCTCGCTCGCGCTGCGCCGCCTGGACGACGGTACTGCTGCCGCCCTGCTCAAGGCCGGCGTCGAGTCCACCGCCTCCACCGAGCAGTCGGACGGGCTGCCCGCCGCCGTCGCCGCCCTGCTCCCCGAGGTCCGCGACGAGGCACTACTGAAGGGCGTCACCGGCGTGCTGCGGTACGCCGCCGCCCAGCAGGCGGTGCTCGACGCGGTCGCGGCCCGCCTCGCCGAGGAGCTCGCGGGCGGCCCGGCCGTCGCGGCACCGACCGGCCCGGGCGACCAAGGGCTGCACGTCGGGCTCAGCGGCCTCGGCGTCCTCAGGTACCGGTGGGGCACCTTGACCACCCATCAGATCGCCGAGCAGCTCGCCTTCCTCGCCACCGTGGCCAGGCCCGACGCACCGGCCACCCCGGCGGGTCGCCTGCACCCGGACGGGCAGCCGCTTCCGTACATCGGGATCGGCTGGGAGAACCTGGGCGGACTGGTCGAGCCGGCCGCGCTGCGCGCCGTCTCCGGCACCGTGCCGGCGGAAGAGCGGGAGACGCTGGCCTGGCTCGCGCAGACCCTCGACGGGCTCGGCCTCGGTGCCGGTTCCCCGCACTGGCGGCCGGCCGTGCTGAAGCTGGCGGGCCATCACCTGCTGGGCCCGGACGGCAAGCACCGCGACGGCGAGCGGAACACCGTGCTGGCACTCGGTGACGGGGCGTTCCTGCTCTTCATGGACTCCGACCAGGCGGACGACGGTGACACCGTGTCGGCCGTGCTGTTCCACGACCCGTCAGGCCGCTTCGAGGTGCCCGCGCCGTACACGGTGCAGCAGATCGGGACCCTCGCCGCCGAGGGCACCGAGGGCCAGGCCGCCGCCGTGCTCGCCGAGGCCGCCGTGCGCGGCCCGGCGCCCTGGCGGCCCGAGGCGGCCGAGCGGTTCGCCGAACTCACCGGCGTCACGCCCACGATGGCCGTGCTGGTCGCCGCCGGGATGCCGCACCTGGAGGTCCACGAGCGGAACTTCCTGCCCACCGAGACCCGGGCCGCCCTCGGCCTGAAGGTCGCGGAGGCCGACGTCGCCCGCGACGAGCTGCGCGCGCTGCCCAGCGAGACCCGCAAGCGCGTGGTGGCCGCCCTGCTGCCGGCCGACCCGGCCGCCCTGTGGGAGCAGGGACCTGACGTCGCCTCGGCCGCCGAGGTGTGGAACGCGACCGTCGGCCGACGCGCCGCCGTACCGGAGGCCCTGCTCGGCGACGCCAACCGGACGCTGCGCACCTCCTGGACGGCGAGCAAGGCCATCGCGGCCGTACTCGACCCGGCGCAGTCGGCCGAGCTCAGCCGGGACCTCGACTGGACGGTGCGCGGGGACCGCTGCGTGCCCCTGGACGGCAAGGAGACCGGCTTCACCGCCATCACCCTCACCGGCGCCGTCGCCACCGCCGCCTGGCTGGCCCACCGGCTCCCGGCCGGCGACCCGCTGCGCGCCGCGCTCCCGGCGGCCCTGGCGGCCGTCCGGGCCCGGCTGGCCAACCCCGGGCTGATCCTCGACCTGGGCCGCTTCGTCAACCTGCCGGCCTTCCGGAAGGCCGCCGGCGCCCCCACCGAGACCGGTGAGGGCTACGAGCGGTACGGCGCCGTCCTGATGGCCACCCACGACGACCAGCCCGCGCCCGGCATCCGCACCAGCCTGCTGGACGCGGCCGGCCAGGACCCGTACCTGGCGGCGCTCCGCTCGAACGACGACGAGCCGTTCCCGGCCGAGGCCGCCCTGCGGGTCGCCGCGTCGGAGGTCTTCGCCGAGCTGCTCACCGACCCGGGCGAGCCGGTGGCGGGGGAGCGGGACAAGGACGGCACCTGGTGGCCGCAGGACGCGTCCCGGTCGGTGCCCGACCTGGTCGCCGAGGTGTCGGCGGCGCACGGCCTCGGGGCGGACGCCGCCACGCTGTACCTGATGCTGCTGGCGCTGCCCGACCCGACCGACCGCAACACCGCCCGCTGGACGGGCTGGCGGCCGGCCCGCCTCAAGGCGGCGCGGGCCGAACTCGCCGACAGCGAGCTGGTGGTGACGGCTGCTCGCACCAGGGCCGGGCGCTCGCTGTTCCTGCCCGGCGGCTGGACGGAGCTCCGCTCACCGCACGTGCCGCTGGAGACCTGGAAGCTGCCGCTGCTCGGCGAGTTCGGCGCCGCCGGCACCCCGCTGGGCACCGTGGTCCCGGCCGAGCCGGCCGCCGCGCTCCTCCGGCGCGCCTGGCAGCGGGTGCTGGACGGCGACCCGCCGCGCTTCGAGCAGCTCAAGGTCAAGCGCACCCGGCGTCGCTGACCCTCCGTCAGCCGGGGTGCGGCAGCCGCCGCACCCCGGCCCCGATCTCCCGAGGAATCCCCATGACCACCACCACCTCCGCACCGGCCAGGCAGGTCCTGCCCGCCGAGGAGCGGTACGCCGCCGAACTCGCCTTCCTGGCCGCCCACGACGACGGCCCCCGCCCGCCCGGCTGGGCGCTCACCCCGAGCGCCGTCGTCACCTTCGTCTGCGGCAGCGCCGACACACTGACCCTGTCGCCGGCCCGCCGCCAGGACGGCGCGTTGCCCGCCAAGCTCGTCATCGCGCCCAAGTTCGTCGGCGAGCGAGCCCTGGTCGAGCGCTGCGTGGTCACGCTGGCCGGTGAGCGCGGCCTGCTGCTGGTCGGCGAGCCCGGCACCGCCAAGTCGATGCTCTCCGAACTGCTGGCCGCCGCCGTCAGCGGCACCAGCGAACTCACCGTGCAGGGCACCGCGGGCACCACCGAGGACGCCTTCCGGTACGGCTGGAACTACGCGCTGCTGCTCGCCCAGGGCCCGACCCCGCAGGCGCTGGTCGCCTCGCCGGTGCTCACCGCGATGCGCAGCGGCCGGGTGGCCCGGATCGAGGAGGTCACCCGCTGCCTGCCCGAGGTGCAGGACGCGCTGGTGTCGATCCTCTCCGACCGCCGGGTCAGCATCCCCGAGCTGGCCGGCACCCCGGACGCGACCGCGCCCGCCGCACCCGGCTTCACCGTCATCGCCACCGCGAACCTGCGCGACCGGGGCGTCTCGGAGATGTCCGCCGCGCTCAAGCGGCGGTTCAACTTCGAGACCGTCCACCCGATCGCCGACGCCGCCGCCGAGACCGAGCTGGTCCGCGGTCAGGCGACCGCCGCCGTCCAGCGGGCGGGCGCCGCGTTCGGGGTCGACGACGCCGTCCTGGACGCCCTGGTGACGGTCTTCCGCGACCTGCGCACGGGCCGCTCCGCCGAGGGCTGGGACGTCGAGCGGCCCGGCACGGTGATGTCCACCGCCGAGGCCGTGCACGTCGCCGCCTCGCTCGGGCTGGCCCGCGCCTACCTGGCCGGCGGCGACGCCCTCGACCTGATGCCGGGTCACCTGCTGGGCGCCGTCCGCAAGGACGACCCGGCCGACCACGGCCGCCTGCTCGGCTACTGGGACGGCCCGGTGCGGCGCCGCGCCGAGGACGGCTCCGCCCTGTGGCGCCGCCTCTGGGACCTGCGGGAGAACCTGCGGTGACTCGGATCCACCCCCGCGACGCCCTGGCGGAGCTTGCCGACCCGGCCGGCCCGTACCTGATCGGCGTCCGGCACCACAGCCCCGCGCTGGCCGCGGTCGTCCCGGCCCTGCTGGCGGCGGCCGACCCGCAGGTGCTCTGCGTCGAGCTGCCGGGCGACTTCCAGCACTGGCTGCCCCACCTCGCCGACCCCGGCACCCGGGCGCCCGTGGCGCTCGCCGGGGCCGACGCCGACGGGCGGCTCGGCTTCTACCCGTTCGCGGACTTCTCCCCGGAGCTCGCCGCGATCCGCTGGGCCCGCGAGCACGGCGTCGAGGTGCTCTGCTGCGACCTGCCGATGGGCGCTCCGGGACGGGCTGTTGACGACACGTCGGTCGCGACCACGGGCCCCGCCCGGTACGCGGACGGACTCGCCGCCGCCGGCACCGGCCGGGACGGTGACGACCTGTGGGACCGCACCGTCGAGGTCCGCGCGCCCGGCAGCACCCCGGAGGCCGTCCGGCGAGCGGCGCTCGCCGTCGGCTGGGCGCTGCGCCGGGACGCCGTCGAGCGCGGCGGCGTCCCGGCCGAGGACCTCGCCCGGGAGGCGCACATGCGCCGGGTGATCGCCCGGGCCGGGGCCGGCGGGCGGCGGGTCGCCGTCCTGGTCGGCGCCTTCCACGGGCCCGCCCTGTCGGCGGCTGCCGACGGTCCCGAAGCGGAGCCGGACCCGGGCGTCGTCACCTCGCTGGTGCCCTACACCTTCGGGCTGCTGGACGCCCGGTCCGGCTACCCGGCCGGCATCCGCGACCCGCGCTGGCAGCAGGCCGTCCTGGCCGCGGGCGGCGACCCCGAGCTGGTGCAGGCGGCCGCCGCCCGCGCGATCACCGACGTCTGCCGCGAGCTGCGCGCCGCCGGCCACCCCGCCGGCACCGGCGAGGCCGCCGAGACCCTGCGGCTGGCCGGCGACCTGGCCCGGCTGCGCGGCCTGCCCGCGCCGGGCCGGGGCGAACTGCTGGAGGCCGTCACGACCGTGCTCGGCCAGGGCGAACCGCTCGGCCGGGGACGGGCGTTGGCCCGCGCGCTGGAGACGGTGCTGGTCGGCACCGAACGCGGCCGCACCGCCCCCGGCACCCCGCGCTCCGGGCTCGGCCCCGCTGTCGAGGCCGAGCTCGCCGAGCTGCGCCTGCCCGCCCCCGACGACCCGGACTCCCGCGAGCTGCGGCTCGACCCGCTGCGCTCCCCGCTGGACCGCCGCCGCGAGACCCTGCTGCAACGCCTCGCGGTGTGCGGCGTCGGCTACGGCGAGCCCGTCCAGGTGGCCGGCACCGGCGACGCGTCCGCGCTCACCACCCGCTGGCGGGTCTCCTGGACGCCGTCGGCGGCGGCCCGCCTCGACCTGGCAGGCGTCCGGGGCGTGACCGCCGAGCTGGCCGCCGCCGGGACGCTGCGCGAACGCACCCGGCAGGAGACCGCCGACGGCGGCCCGAGCTGCGCCCAGCTGCTGGACGGGCTGCGCGCCGCCGCGGCCTGCGACCTGCCCGCCCTGGTCGGCGAACGGCTCGGCGACGCCGCCGAGTTGCTGCCCGCCACCGCCACCCTGCCCGAACTGCTCGGCGCCCTGGACCTGTTGGAGGCCCTGCGCCGGGGCCACCTGCCCGGCACCACCGAGGCGTCCAGGGAGCAGGCGGCCGAGCTGGCCGTGCTGCTGCTCGACGCGGCCGTCCGCGGTCTGCCCGGGCTGTCCGGCAGTGAGGACCCCGGCGACGCGGCGGCCCTGGTCGCCCTCGCCACCCGGGCCGGCGAACACCGCCTCGGCCTGCGGATGGACGCCGCGCTCACCGAACTCGCCCGCACCGGCTCGCCGTTGGTGCAGGGCGCGGCCCTGGCCGCCCGGGTGCTGCTCGACCTGGACGAACCCGACCGACTCGGCACCCGCGCCGCCGGCTGGGTCGACACCGCCACCCATCCCGACGCCCGGCGCCGGCTGGCCCGGCACCTGACCGGCCTGCTGACGGCCGGCGGCCCGCTGCTGCAGTACGCGCCGACCGCGCTCGGCCCGCTGCTGGAACGGATCGACGGGCTGCCCGACCAGGGCTTCCTGGACCGGCTGCCCGCGCTTCGGGCCGGCTTCGACGCGCTCAGCCCGGCCGGGCGCGGGCGCCTGCTGGAGACCGTCACCGAACAGCTCGGCGAAC
This genomic interval from Kitasatospora gansuensis contains the following:
- a CDS encoding DNA-binding protein — translated: MSDDTKGDAAAMTELQAAELLLAGAVLPPGTEGAGERAVALTARTYRHPALDDRVVVRLVPGELGAAEDLAVGYLGLQPDGEPAEVGLGLRQSLGFPEWVLVHHPEDGHHALGVMPELERIARQAKSKPKAALDAYQELAGRLAAAVPHFLPTFYEQAGRVFLGVENATYAAQLFAKARRAEAQHGLLVDEDRLDAVFLEFALAGALPVKVLTGYGKELAARVSAQEAFDRFRLLCVRRTAGGLQPSAQMATDLRKLARAAGTDPDAAEGAYLAELLTLPATLRATGGWWKSHRAALVALARRDAAVRGQLLDLMPTGEGRELPGLWVEILTESGADAGLVDASLPAAERPADGSAGWFGRFSAFRDRGWWRPSRIPALYPLVERMAEQLRAELAASGAALPIVESDLDVLDQLLTLGLPVADPEENAVLGLTGWAQDAEGRRDLLAVEADPRFRPAFRRGMYRIHDNHEGRIALGVLVRSPGGRPMLAEWMAEVAASSAAAGLPGLPAALSWLRWLPGEVLVLAEEAVRAAAGFDLSQTLARTLRGGILDELGWPAWDEAVSTLVPRKNVDEIVVADAWPHLIAAGPAQARVIGAEGTVLTHDLRIPAGDRDGMELGFLYVDGSLLVQWKSRATQHRTAGYWHTAADRTFTMPESTRIRGMRTTWLGTLRSFGLPLAGGGRTTGEGIVHPGDTALPGDSQVISDGTSFWVWADPGGQDPYTWMEYDPATGARGRASLPAFLTDALRGAPAGSTFETGWMMPAPDAVTSPAGAPVDGLLGWRTVKLPDGTRRGEDLAGNSVTVPADADVPSRLVLFPGADRPTAVVRSSYRVRLYDADGTLTAEARTDDTPGLFAEGTPILPPMRYWHCLRPRDLTGSLALRRLDDGTAAALLKAGVESTASTEQSDGLPAAVAALLPEVRDEALLKGVTGVLRYAAAQQAVLDAVAARLAEELAGGPAVAAPTGPGDQGLHVGLSGLGVLRYRWGTLTTHQIAEQLAFLATVARPDAPATPAGRLHPDGQPLPYIGIGWENLGGLVEPAALRAVSGTVPAEERETLAWLAQTLDGLGLGAGSPHWRPAVLKLAGHHLLGPDGKHRDGERNTVLALGDGAFLLFMDSDQADDGDTVSAVLFHDPSGRFEVPAPYTVQQIGTLAAEGTEGQAAAVLAEAAVRGPAPWRPEAAERFAELTGVTPTMAVLVAAGMPHLEVHERNFLPTETRAALGLKVAEADVARDELRALPSETRKRVVAALLPADPAALWEQGPDVASAAEVWNATVGRRAAVPEALLGDANRTLRTSWTASKAIAAVLDPAQSAELSRDLDWTVRGDRCVPLDGKETGFTAITLTGAVATAAWLAHRLPAGDPLRAALPAALAAVRARLANPGLILDLGRFVNLPAFRKAAGAPTETGEGYERYGAVLMATHDDQPAPGIRTSLLDAAGQDPYLAALRSNDDEPFPAEAALRVAASEVFAELLTDPGEPVAGERDKDGTWWPQDASRSVPDLVAEVSAAHGLGADAATLYLMLLALPDPTDRNTARWTGWRPARLKAARAELADSELVVTAARTRAGRSLFLPGGWTELRSPHVPLETWKLPLLGEFGAAGTPLGTVVPAEPAAALLRRAWQRVLDGDPPRFEQLKVKRTRRR
- a CDS encoding ATP-binding protein; this translates as MTTTTSAPARQVLPAEERYAAELAFLAAHDDGPRPPGWALTPSAVVTFVCGSADTLTLSPARRQDGALPAKLVIAPKFVGERALVERCVVTLAGERGLLLVGEPGTAKSMLSELLAAAVSGTSELTVQGTAGTTEDAFRYGWNYALLLAQGPTPQALVASPVLTAMRSGRVARIEEVTRCLPEVQDALVSILSDRRVSIPELAGTPDATAPAAPGFTVIATANLRDRGVSEMSAALKRRFNFETVHPIADAAAETELVRGQATAAVQRAGAAFGVDDAVLDALVTVFRDLRTGRSAEGWDVERPGTVMSTAEAVHVAASLGLARAYLAGGDALDLMPGHLLGAVRKDDPADHGRLLGYWDGPVRRRAEDGSALWRRLWDLRENLR
- a CDS encoding vWA domain-containing protein; the encoded protein is MTRIHPRDALAELADPAGPYLIGVRHHSPALAAVVPALLAAADPQVLCVELPGDFQHWLPHLADPGTRAPVALAGADADGRLGFYPFADFSPELAAIRWAREHGVEVLCCDLPMGAPGRAVDDTSVATTGPARYADGLAAAGTGRDGDDLWDRTVEVRAPGSTPEAVRRAALAVGWALRRDAVERGGVPAEDLAREAHMRRVIARAGAGGRRVAVLVGAFHGPALSAAADGPEAEPDPGVVTSLVPYTFGLLDARSGYPAGIRDPRWQQAVLAAGGDPELVQAAAARAITDVCRELRAAGHPAGTGEAAETLRLAGDLARLRGLPAPGRGELLEAVTTVLGQGEPLGRGRALARALETVLVGTERGRTAPGTPRSGLGPAVEAELAELRLPAPDDPDSRELRLDPLRSPLDRRRETLLQRLAVCGVGYGEPVQVAGTGDASALTTRWRVSWTPSAAARLDLAGVRGVTAELAAAGTLRERTRQETADGGPSCAQLLDGLRAAAACDLPALVGERLGDAAELLPATATLPELLGALDLLEALRRGHLPGTTEASREQAAELAVLLLDAAVRGLPGLSGSEDPGDAAALVALATRAGEHRLGLRMDAALTELARTGSPLVQGAALAARVLLDLDEPDRLGTRAAGWVDTATHPDARRRLARHLTGLLTAGGPLLQYAPTALGPLLERIDGLPDQGFLDRLPALRAGFDALSPAGRGRLLETVTEQLGERPDLTLTASPELLALWTAADSAAAAALTALGLGSRVLPEVDATTAPQARPKPPETALLAPADRWRLLLGREPERLPESARRYAHALDELYGVGRGEGAADFPGGPGGGQQASFPTARDWAEGLEALFGTELREEVLGRAAEAGRADVLAELDPATVRPSVELLTSVLNLAGGLPEQRLAALRPLVRRLVEELARELATRLRPALSGLATPRPTRRPGGRLDLPRTLRANLAHTRRLADGRTVVVPERPVFSTRARKEADWRLVLVVDVSGSMEASVIWSALTAAVLGGVPTLSTHFLAFSTEIADLTDKVDDPLSLLLEVRVGGGTHIAKALAHARSLVTVPSRTLVVVVSDFEEGAPLGGLLAEVRALASSGVHLMGCAALDDTGNPRYSVPVAKQLVTAGMPVAALSPLALARWVGDRLRGENR